From the Polaribacter gangjinensis genome, the window TACATTTAATACAATATTTTCAAAATATTGAACGGAATCATAGGTTGTATAACCATACAATCCGTTGAAAGATTTCAATTCATCAGGACAATCTAAACTGATTTTCTTGCTGTAATTTTCAAAAAGTTGATTGAAATTTTTTCCTATTTTTTCATTAGACAATACTTCTTCCTTATAAGAAAAACTCAAACAATGATTTTTAGCTTGAATTGTAATCAGAGGTTCAATACATATAAAAGAGTAACTTTCTTCTTTGCTATGATAATCAGAACTTTCTAATAATAATGTATTTGCATATTTGTCACGAAAACGCAAATACAAGCCTACAGGCGTTATAGTATCTGCAATTTTTGTTTTAAAAATGGTTTTAAATTGAATTTTTTTCATCATTTCATTGAATTGATTTCAATATCATTAAAAAAAGGCTTATCGTGAGATAAGCCTTTTATATATTTTTAAGTATAGGATTTTTTCTCACTTAGTTAGTTAAGAGAGTTCCACCACCATATGTTTTTTTGATTCTTCATTGAGCAACAAATGTAGAAAGGGTTTTTTAGTTGCACAAATTTTATGATGATTTTTTTAAGTTTCTTAACACTTTCTTAAATTATAAATTTTTTAATTACAAATTATAACTTATTTCAATATTTTAGTTATATTTTATAATCATTTATAGACTTTTAATTTACATTAATCATAATATATTGGTCATTTGCATTTCAAAACATGTGTTTGATTTGAATTTACTGAATTAATCTACGCACCAATGATTTTTTATTAAAATTGTTGGTGTGTTTTATTTATAGAAAGTTTAATCACTCATAAAACTTTTGTAGTTTTGACCCGGAATTAAAAGATAATTTAAATAAAATTGACTGATGAGTAACTTAATGACTGTTGATATTTTGTCGAGTATCAAAGGCGCAAAACCTTCTGAAACTGTATCTAAATTGTTTGATGTTATTAAAAATGCCAATTCATCATCATCCAATTTTAGCTCAAAAAATCATCAAAATGCAGTTTCATTGGAACAATTAAGAGAAGATGTCATCATAGAAAGTAGCGATTTAGAGAAAAAAATTATCATTGAAAACTTTCCAAAAGAAAAAAATGGATATTTAGTGGTATCCAAAGTTATTGAAGAATAAATATGGAATCACAAATTAGAGAAATTCATCAACAACTCGTTGATAAAAAAATAACTTGTACAGCATTGGTTCAAGAAAAATTGAATTTACTTAAACCAAACACGTACAACACTGTCAATTCACTTTTAGAAAATTTGGCTTTGGAAAAAGCGCAAAAAGTAGATGAAAAAATTAAAAGAGGCGAAAAAATAGGACTTTTAGAAGGCATCCCTTTTGGCGTAAAAGATGTGTTTATGCTTCAAGGAACTTACACAACTGCAAGTGCTAATTTTTTAAAAAACTACAAAGCTGCATACACTGCAACTGCCATTCAAAAATTGATAGATGCTGGTGCAATTCCTATTGTAAAAGAAAATTGTGATAGTTTTGGCCATGGTTCATCTTCTGAAAATACTATTTTTGGCGCTGTAAAAAACGCCTTAAATTCAGATTTAGTTGGAGGTGGATCAAGTGGAGGATCTGCTGTAAATGTGGCAAAAAACTATACCACTTTTTCAATTGGTGGTGATACTGGAGGTTCAGTTAGGCAACCTGCAGGATACAATAAAGTATATGGTTTAAAGCCAACTTATGGACGCATTTCACGTTTTGGATTGCTTGCATACGCTTCTTCTACAGACTGTGTGGGTCCAATTACAACAAGTATTGAAGACCTCAGAATTGTATTAAATACCATTAGTGGTATTGATATTAAAGATCAAACCACATATTTCTCTGAAGAAATTTCTGATGAAAAAATTTCAAAATCCGATGAAATAAAAACAATTGGATATTTTAAAAATTTCATTGAAAATGATGCTATTGATGCAACCATAAAATCAGATTTTTTAAAAGCAATTGAAAAAATAAAAGCTGCAGGAATTCAAGTGAAAGAACTCGATTTTTTTGACTCAGAAATTTTAATAGCAACTTATTACACATTGGCTATGGCTGAAACTGCCTCTAATTTATCAAGATTAGATGGTACAAATTATGGCAATAGAATGGAAGAAAAAAATTTAAAAGATACCTATTCAATTACTCGCTCTGAAAATTTTTCTGAAGAAACAAAAAGAAGAATTGTGGGTGGAAATCAAGTATTATCTCAAGGTTTTTCTGATGATATTTATCTAAAAGCATTGAGTATTAGAGATCAAATTGCTGAAAATTTTGAAAATGATTTTCGAGAAGTAGATGTAATTATATCTCCAGTTACTCCAAATTCACCTCCAAAAATTGGCGATAGTTTAAAAGATCCTTTAGCTATGTATCTGTCTGATGCTTACACAGTTGGATTTAGTTTAGGGCAATTGCCTACGCTTACAATTCCACAAGGAACATCAACAGGAATGCAACTTTCTGCCGCAAAAAATAACGACGAATTGTTACTAAAATTCGCAAACTTCTTAAAAGAGGTCATATAATGGAACTAGAACAAGTAAACGAATTGCTGAAAATACATGATTTAGAGCTCGTAATTGGCTTGGAAACGCATGTGCGATTGAATACAAAAACAAAATTGTTTTGTTCTTGTCCAACTCAAGAAACTGATCAACCAAATCAACATATTTGTTCGGTTTGTACTGGACAAATGGGCGTTTTGCCAGCTGTAAATAAAGAAGCGATTAAAAAAGCAATTTATTTTGGAAAAGCAGTAAAATCATCCTTTTCAAATGAGATAATTTCTTGGGATAGAAAACATTACGAATATCCTGACAACCCAAAAAATATACAAATAACGCAATTTCATAATCCTATCATTCCTGATGGACAAGTGTCTTGTTTCAGAAATGATGGATCGCAATTTACCGTAAATTTAACGCAAGTTCATATTGAAGAAGATGCCGCAAAATTGCTCCATGAAAAAGAAATTTCGCTAGTTGATTTCAACAAAGCGGGTGTTCCTTTGATTGAAATTGTTACAGAACCTTGCATTCGTCATATAGAAGATGCTTCAACGTATGCACAATACATTCATAGAATTGTTCAGAATTTAAAAATTTCTGAGGCAAATCTAGAAAAAGGTGAGTTTAAATCGGATGTTTCTGTATCACTCAGAAAAAAACACAGCTATCATTTGAATCCAAGAACGGAGATTAAAAACTTGAATTCATTCAAATTTATGGTGGAAGCTTTGAAAGAAGAAGTTGAAAAACAACTCAACTACTTTATTGAAAATAAAGCTTTTAGACCCGAACAAACCACAGTTTTGTTTGATGCTGATTTGAAGCAAACCAAAACCATGCGTAAAAAGGAATTTGAAGCGGATTATCGATTTATAACTGAGCCAGATATTCCTTTTGTAAATATCAAAAATGCAATTGATTCGATTGATGTTGATATTAGTTCATTGCCTTTTGCGGTGGAATCTATTTTGATTAAAGGCGGAGTTTTGCCTCAAGATGCCAAATTTTTCACAGCAGATTCTTTGCGTTCAGAAACTTTTGTAGCAATCAATAATGTACTTCAAGATCCATCTTTTGTTGCCAAAACATTGGTGAATAATATTGGCGCTGACGAATATAAAAACATCCACGATGTTTCGCATTTGACAGAGATTTTTCAACTTTTTAAGGATGAAAAAATCACGGCTGTTTTAGTTCAAAATGCTATTTTAAATTATTTGAAAGATCAAACTTTTGACTACAATAAATATTTTGATGAAAATACCATTTCAAACGAAAAAATAATTGCAGCTGTTCAAAAAGTGATTCAAGATAATAGTTCAATTGCGGATGAAATAAAAGCAGGAAATGAAGGAAAATCAGGAATTTTAGTTGGAAAAGTAATTGCAATTATCGGAAAAGGCGCTTCAGGGAAAATTGTTCGTGAAGAAATTTTGAGACAATTAGAAAGCGATTCAGAAATAACTATCCCTCAAAAAATTGGAGCTAATTCAGTTTTATCCAAAGTAAAAACTCAAAAATCTGAAAATAAAGACGAAGAGGAATTACAAAAAATTCCAATCATCATCAAAGAAAACTACAGAACTCATAAAATTTCTGAACTTTCTGAAAACTCAATTTCTAGTGAAATTACTTTGGCTGGTTGGGTTTCAAGTGTTCGTGATCATGGAGAATTGATTTTTATTGATGTTCGGGATTCTAGTTACGAAATTTTTCAAGTTCGTTTGAGTAGAGAATCTTTCCCGAATTTAGATGATTTGGTTAAATTAAAACCTGAAACTGTCATTATGGTTACAGGAATTGTCGTCCAAAGAAATGAAGACGACTATAATTTGAGTTTAAGAACTGGAAAAATAGAATTGGAAACAACCCATTTAGAAATTCTGAATTTATCCAAAACCTTGCCTTTTGAAATCAAAAGAGCTACAAAATCGAATGAAAATGTTCGCTTTCAATATAAGTTTTTAGACCATAGAAATGAGGAAGTTCGCAAGGCAATTATCAATCGTCATAAAGTGATTAAATTGTTACGTGATTTGTTGGATGAAGAAGAATTCTTAGAAATTGAAACACCTATTTTAACTGCAGGAACTGACGAAGGAGCAAGAGAATTCATTGTGCCAACAAGAAAACAAGCAGGTTCATTTTATACCTTACCACAAGCGCCACAACAATTCAAACAAATGTTGATGGTTGGTGGATTTGAAAAATATTTTCAAATAGCGCGTTGTTTTAGAGACGAAGATTCGCGTGGAGATCGTCAACCCGAATTTACGCAACTAGACATGGAAATGGCATACACAAGTATGCAAAAAATCATCGATTTGAATACAAAACTATTCAATGAAGTGGTTACAAAAATCTATGGAAATCAATGGATTTTAAAACCTTTTGAAATCATTACTTATAAAGAAGCCATGGATTTTTATGGCTGTGACAGACCTGATTTACGCTTTGGATTGCAAATGCAAGACATTACTGATATTGTAAAAGAAACTACTTTTCAAGTATTTAGCAAACCTATTGAAGATGGCGGAATTGTAAAATGCATTAAAGTTTCAGCAAAAGAACAAGGCAATAAACGAATGTCAAAAGGTCAAATTGAAAACTTAACTGCGATTGCACAACAACATGGTTTGGGAGGTTTAGCGTATATTATTGTCAATGAAAATGAGTTGCAATCACCAATTATTAAATTTTTAGGAGAGGAAATTGCCGTAAAAATTATTGAAGCAACCAAAGCTCAAATTGGTGATATTGTATTTTTCTCAGCTGCTGATTATGCAACTGCTAATAAAGCATTGGATGCAGTTCGTCAAGAAATGGGGAAAATTCTAAAACTCATCAATCCAAAAGAACTGAGACCTGCTTGGGTAATTGATTTTCCAATGTTTGAAAAAAACGATGATGGAAGATGGACTTTTACCCACAATCCATTTTCAATGCCTGCTGTAAAAGATTTAGCAAAACATTTGGATGGCAATGACAATGAAATTGGAAGTATTATTGCGCAACAATACGATTTGATTTTAAACGGTTACGAAATTGGTGGTGGATCTGTGAGAGCGCACAAATCAGAAATCTTAGAAGCAACTTATAAAAACATGGGGTACAACAAAGAAGAAATGCTTAAAAGCGTTGGAACCATGTATAAAGCTTTTCAATATGGAGCACCACCTCATGGAGGAATTGCATGGGGAATAGATCGTTTGATGATGATTTTAGAGAAAAAATCATCTATCAGAGAAGTAATGGCATTCCCAAAAACAGGTACCTCAGAAGATTTACTTTTTGGAAGTCCATCTCCACTTTCTGACAAAAAAGTAGAAGAAATGAACGTTAAAGTCATCAAAAAGTAAGCTTTTTAAAAAATATTAAATTTCAAAATCTCGCAAATGCGAGATTTTTTTTATTTACAACTTTTTTAAAACATAAAAAATTCGAAATTTTAAAAATAAAGCCATTTATAGACGATTTAAGACACTTTCTCTTTTTTAATAAATGTTGATAATTTTAAAAGAATCTTGCTAAAAAGTCTTGAAATCAATTCATAAAATTGTAAATTTGAGTTTGAAATTTTTAAAAATCAAACAATTCATTGAACAATGAGCGAAGAAAAAAAATACGAATATTCAGCAGATAGTATTCAGGCATTAGAAGGAATGGAGCATGTAAGAATGCGTCCTTCCATGTATATTGGCGATATTGGAGTGCGTGGTTTACATCATTTGGTTTACGAAGTTGTAGACAATTCCATTGACGAAGCTATGGGTGGTCACTGTGACACTATTGAAGTTACTATCAATGAAGACAATTCTGTTACAACCAAAGATAATGGACGTGGAATTCCAGTAGATATTCACAAAAAAGAAGGCGTTTCTGCATTACAAGTAGTAATGACAAAAATTGGTGCTGGAGGAAAATTTGATAAAGATTCTTATAAAGTTTCTGGAGGATTGCATGGAGTTGGAGTTTCGTGTGTAAACGCACTTTCTGACCATTTAACAGCTACTGTTCATAAAAATGGAAAAATTTGGCAACAAGAATACGAACGCGGAAAAGCATTGTATCCTGTAAAAACAATTGGTGAGACCGATTTTACAGGAACTATAGTTACCTTTTTACCAGATAAATCAATTTTTCAGCAAACTACTGAATTCAGCTATGAAACATTAGCTAACAGAATGCGCGAATTGTCGTTTTTAAATAAAGGTGTAACCATCAAATTAACAGATAAAAGAAAAACAGATGATGAAGGTAATTTTATTTCAGAGACTTTTTATTCAGACGAAGGATTACCAGAATTTGTAAGATATTTAGATTCAACTCGTGAAAGCTTGACTGCAAGAGTGATTTCTATGGAAGGAGAAAAAAATGGTATTCCAGTAGAAGTTGCGATGGTTTACAACACTTCCTATGCTGAAAATTTACATTCATATGTAAACAACATCAATACGCATGAAGGAGGTACTCATTTAGCAGGTTTTAGACGTGGTTTAACCACTACTTTAAAAAAATATGCTGACGATTCAGGATTGTTGAAAAATGTAAAATTCGAAATTGCTGGTGATGACTTTAGAGAGGGATTAACAGCCATTATTTCTGTAAAAGTTCAAGAGCCTCAATTTGAAGGTCAAACAAAAACCAAATTAGGAAACAGAGAGGTTACAGCAGCAGTTTCTCAGGCTGTTTCTGATATGTTGACTATTTATTTAGAAGAAAATCCGAATGATGCTAGAGCTATAGTACAAAAAGTAATTTTAGCAGCAACAGCGCGTCATGCAGCCAAAAAAGCCCGTGAATTAGTTCAAAGAAAAACGGTGATGAGTATTGGTGGTTTGCCAGGTAAATTATCTGATTGTTCTGAAACTGATCCAGCTCAATGTGAAATTTTCTTGGTTGAGGGAGATTCTGCAGGTGGAACTGCAAAACAAGGAAGAGACAGAAACTTCCAAGCTATTTTACCTTTACGTGGAAAAATTTTGAACGTAGAAAAAGCCATGCAGCACAAAGTTTTTGAAAACGAAGAAATTAAAAATATGTTTACTGCATTGGGGGTTTCTATTGGTACAGAAGAAGATCCAAGAGCATTGAATTTATCAAAAATTCGTTATCATAAGGTAGTAATTATGTGTGATGCTGACGTTGATGGTTCGCACATTGCAACCTTAATATTAACTTTCTTCTTCCGTTTTATGAGAGAAATGATTGAACAGGGTTATATTTATATTGCTACTCCTCCATTGTATTTAGTGAAAAAAGGACAAAAAAGAGAATATGCTTGGGACGACAATCAACGTGATTTAATTTCTCAAAAAATGGGTGGTGGAGTTACCATTCAACGTTACAAAGGTTTGGGAGAGATGAATGCTGAGCAATTATGGGACACAACCATGAATCCTGAATTTAGAACCTTACGTCAAATTACTATAGACAGCATGACTGAAGCAGACAGAGTATTCTCTATGTTAATGGGTGATGAAGTTCCTCCAAGAAGAGATTTCATTGAAAAGAATGCGAAATATGCTAAAATAGATGTTTAATAAAATTTAACAACATATAATAAATGCACACTTTTATTAAAGTTGTGCATTTTTTTTTTACTTTAGCCTAGAATTTAAGAAAAAATTAACCAAATTTATCAACGAATCTAAACTATTTAAAAAAAATGAAAAAGTATACTTTAATTTTTATAGGCGTATTTGTTCTATCAACCAATACAAAAGCGCAAGACGGTTTTGAAAACATCCTACTTGCAGAAGGTAGTGATGTAAACAAAATAATGCAAGGTTATTTTGCTCCTGCTATGGAGGGATTTATTTATGGTATGAATAATGGATGGGCACATACAGCGAAAGTTCATAAAGTTTTAGGTTTTGACTTAACTTTAGGTTTGAGTGCTTCTATGGTACCTTCAGAAAAAGAAATTTTTAGTCTTTCTGGACTGACTTCAATATCTGGCGCTTCAACAGCACCTTCTTTTGCTGGAGTTGGAACACAAACAAACTTAACTGTAACTAGAACCGTTACCATTCAAAACCCAAACTCACCTGCATTTGGACAATCACAGGTTGTTACTGCTGGATTAACACTTCCTGGAGGTATTAAAGATGATTTACCTTTAAATGCAATACCAGCACCAATAGCCCAATTAAATGTTGGTTTGCCTTGGAAATTAGAAGGTATGTTAAGAATCGTTCCAAAAATAGATTTAGGAGATGATGGAGGTCAAGTAAATATGTTAGGATTAGGATTAAAAAAAGAAATTACAAGTTGGTTTGGACCAATGGAAAAAACACCATTACACGTTGCTCTTCTTGCTGCATATACAACAATGGGTGTAACATATGGTATAGAGAATCAAAATTCTGGGAGTTTAATTATAAACAATGCTTCAGCTGAATTTGAATTAAAAGCCTTCACTGTTCAAGCTTTAGCTTCATTGAATTTTCCGATTATCAATTTATTTGGTGGTATTGGTTACAGTAGTGGTAGTTCATCTTATAGAATGCCAGGAACTTATCAAGGTAATTATAACTATACAGTTGGAGGGCAACAATATACTGAAACAATCAATTTAAGTGCTCCAAATTTAGATTTTAGCGCAAGCGGATTTACTACATCTGTAGGAGCGAGATTAAGTTTAGGTTTCTTTAAAATATTTGCCTCTTATACCTTACAAGAATACAATGCTTTAAATGCAGGAATTGCAATAAGTATCAGATAAAATAATAAGATATTTTCATAAAAAAAGACACCAAAAGGTGTCTTTTTTTATGAAAATTATCACATATAAATTATTGAGAATATCGTATTTTTGTAGCTTACAATTAATCATTAATTAAAAACTAAAAAATATGAAAGTTTCAGTTGTTGGTGCAGGTGCAGTTGGCGCAAGTTGTGCAGAGTATATTGCTATTAAAAACTTCGCATCCGAAGTAGTTTTACTAGATATCAAAGAAGGTTATGCTGAAGGAAAAGCAATGGATTTGATGCAAACTGCTTCTTTAAATGGGTTTGATACCAAAATCACGGGAAGTACAAACGATTATTCAAAAACTGCAAATTCTGATGTTTGCGTAATTACATCTGGAATTCCAAGAAAACCAGGAATGACACGTGAAGAATTGATTGACATCAATGCCGGAATTGTAAAAACAGTAGCCTCAAATTTGCTAACTTATTCCCCAAATACAATCTTGATTGTAGTTTCAAATCCTATGGACACAATGACATATTTGGTTCACAAAACAACAAACTTACCAAAAAATAAAATTATTGGAATGGGTGGAGCTTTAGATTCTGCTCGTTTTAAATATAGATTGGCTGAAGCTTTAGATGCTCCAATTTCGGATGTTGATGGAATGGTAATTGGTGGTCACTCTGATACAGGAATGGTACCTTTAACAAGATTAGCAACAAGAAATTCTGTTCCTGTTTCTGAATTCATTTCACCTGAAAGATTAGAACAAGTAAAAGAAGATACCAAAGTTGGTGGTGCAACTTTAACCAAATTATTGGGTACTTCAGCTTGGTATGCACCTGGAGCTGCTGTAAGTGCTATGGTTCAAGCAATTGCTTGTGATCAGAAAAAAGTATTTCCTTGTTCAACATTCTTAAGTGGTGAATACGGAATGAATAATATTTGCTTAGGAGTTCCTGTTGTTATAGGAAAAAACGGAATTGAGAGTATTGTTGAAATCACATTGAATAATGCAGAAAAAGAAACTATGGTTGCCTCTGCTGAAGGTGTTTCTGCTGTAAACGACTTATTAAACTTTTAATCTTTTTAGATAATATTCCATTAAAAATACAAACCTCACAAACTAACATTTGTGAGGTTTTTTTATTTCTATTGTCTAACAATTAATAAGTGTTAATCTATATTTATGACAACCCAGAAATTACTCCGTTTTTATCAATAGTCATATTTTCAGATGCAGGAATAACAGGCAATCCTGGCATTCGCATCATTTTTCCTAAAATAGGAATTACAAATTGAGCTCCTGCAGCAATTTCTATTTCACGAACTGTAACTGTAAAACCTTCTGGCCTTCCAATTAAAAACTCATTATCAGAAAATGATTTTTGAGTTTTCGCCATGCAAACTGCAAAATCATTGAACCCTAACCTATCAATTCTTCTCAAATCAATTTGAGCTTGTTTGCTATATTCAACCGTTTTTGCTCCGTACATTTCTTTGGCAATAGTTTCAATTTTTTGTTTTATAGGACTTTTCCAATCGTATAAAGGTTTGTATTGAGTTGCTTTGTTTTCAACAACATCAACAACAGCTGCAGCTAATTTTTTGGTTCCTTCACCACCTTTTGCCCAACCTTCAGAAACCACTGCTTTCACACCTAACTTAGCACATTTTTCAATAACAAATGCCACTTCTTCGTCAGAATCAGAAATAAATGAATTGATTGCAACTACTGGCTCAACATGAAACTTTCGAACATTTTCTATGTGTTTTTCTAAATTTTTAAATCCCTCAGAAACTCGTTCTAAATTTGGCGTATTATATTCTTCACTTTTTGCACCTCCATGATGACGTAACGCTCTAATTGTAGCAACCAAAACCACACATTTTGGATTGAGTTTCGCAAAAGTTGATTTGATATTTAGAAACTTTTCTGCACCTAAATCAGCTCCAAAACCCGCTTCAGTGACTGCATAATTAGCCAAAGAAAGTCCCATTTTTGTGGCAATAATGGTATTGGTTCCTTGTGCAATATTCGCAAAAGGACCTCCATGAAGAATTGCAGGATTTCCTTCTAAAGTTTGCACTAAATTTGGTTTAATAGCTTCTTTTAATAAAATTGCCATCGCATTTTCAGCTTTCAAATCTTTGGCAAAAACAGGTTTGTTATCAAAAGTAAACCCTATAAAAATATTTCCCAAACGTTCTTTTAAATTATCTAAATCAGTTGACATGCATAAAATCGCCATCACTTCTGATGCAGGTGTAATATTAAATCCATCTTGTCTCGGAACACCATTTGCAGTGCCTCCCAAACCAATAATAATTTCTCGTAAAGAACGATCATTCATATCCATCACACGTTTCCAAAGAACTGTTCTTGGATCAATATTTAAATTATTGGTTTTATTTTGGATGTTGTTATCAATCAACGCTGCAAGTAAATTATTAGCTTTTTCAACTGCGTTAAAATCACCCGTAAAATGCAAATTGATTTCTTCCATTGGAATTACTTGAGAATAGCCTCCTCCTGCAGCTCCACCTTTCATACCAAAAACAGGTCCTAAAGAAGGTTCTCTCAACACTACAACAGCTTGTTTTCCAATTTTATTTAACCCTTCTGTCAAACCAATTGAAACCGTAGTTTTTCCTTCTCCTGCTGGAGTTGGCGTTAATGCAGTTACTAAAACCAAATTGTTTTGTGCTACTTTTTCATCATCAATCAAAAACAAAGGTAGTTTTGCTTTGTGTTTTCCATACATCTCCAAATCGTCTTCATCTATACCTAATTTTTCAGCAATATTTTTGATGTGTAAAGGATTTTTTGCTTGAGCAATCTCAATATCAGTTAAATACCTCATTTTATATATTTATAGAAATTAGAGTTTAAATATAATGAATTTTAACAGGTTTTTGTCGGTATAAATTTAAAAGTACAAAAGCCTGTTTTAGGCTAATACAATAAATATTATAAAATAATTGCTTAGCCTACTATGAAATACTATATTTGCACGTTTTAAAAAAAAGAAGTCGACATAAATTAAAGAAGATGCAAAACAAAGGACTTATTAAATTATTTGCTATCCTTTTTGGATTGGTAAGTTTATATCAATTATCATTCACATTTTTGGCAACCAAAGTAGAAAACGATGCTGCTGCCTACGCTAAAAATATGGATAAAAATAACAATGCTAGAGAAAAAGCTGCTTTCGAAAAAAAGTATTTAGACAGCGTTGCTAACAAAGACATTATTGACTTAGGTGTTACAAAATATACCTACAATGATGTGAAAGATAAAGAAATGAATCTTGGTCTTGATTTGAAAGGTGGTATCAATGCCATTTTACAAGTTTCTGTAAAAGAAGTGTTGATAAGCTTATCTAACGATTCTAAGAATGAAGTATTTAACAAAGCATTAGCGGCTGCTGACGAAAGACAAAAAAATAGTAATTCAGATTATTTAACCCTCTTTTTTGAAGAATTTGAAAAAATTGCTGGTAAAACAAAATTAAGTGATCCATCAATTTTTGGAACAAAAGCATTGAGTGAAAAAATCTCTTTAAATGAAGATAATGCTACTGTTAAAGAAACTTTACAAGAAGAAATTAATAGCTCAATTGGAACTGCTTTTGAAGTTTTAAGAAGTAGAATTGATAAATTCGGAGTTACACAACCAAACATTCAAAGAATCGGAACTTCAGGAAGAATTCAAATTGAATTGCCAGGTGCAAAAGATATTGAACGTGTTACAAAATTAATTACAAGTAAAGCTGAATTACAGTTTTGGGAAGTGCATTCGAATGTAGAAGTTCAAAACTTTTTCTTTGAAGCAAATGCAGTAGTTGCAGAAATGTTAAAAGACGATACTGCTGTTGAAAAAGATACTCTAA encodes:
- a CDS encoding amidase family protein encodes the protein MESQIREIHQQLVDKKITCTALVQEKLNLLKPNTYNTVNSLLENLALEKAQKVDEKIKRGEKIGLLEGIPFGVKDVFMLQGTYTTASANFLKNYKAAYTATAIQKLIDAGAIPIVKENCDSFGHGSSSENTIFGAVKNALNSDLVGGGSSGGSAVNVAKNYTTFSIGGDTGGSVRQPAGYNKVYGLKPTYGRISRFGLLAYASSTDCVGPITTSIEDLRIVLNTISGIDIKDQTTYFSEEISDEKISKSDEIKTIGYFKNFIENDAIDATIKSDFLKAIEKIKAAGIQVKELDFFDSEILIATYYTLAMAETASNLSRLDGTNYGNRMEEKNLKDTYSITRSENFSEETKRRIVGGNQVLSQGFSDDIYLKALSIRDQIAENFENDFREVDVIISPVTPNSPPKIGDSLKDPLAMYLSDAYTVGFSLGQLPTLTIPQGTSTGMQLSAAKNNDELLLKFANFLKEVI
- a CDS encoding DUF6588 family protein, translated to MKKYTLIFIGVFVLSTNTKAQDGFENILLAEGSDVNKIMQGYFAPAMEGFIYGMNNGWAHTAKVHKVLGFDLTLGLSASMVPSEKEIFSLSGLTSISGASTAPSFAGVGTQTNLTVTRTVTIQNPNSPAFGQSQVVTAGLTLPGGIKDDLPLNAIPAPIAQLNVGLPWKLEGMLRIVPKIDLGDDGGQVNMLGLGLKKEITSWFGPMEKTPLHVALLAAYTTMGVTYGIENQNSGSLIINNASAEFELKAFTVQALASLNFPIINLFGGIGYSSGSSSYRMPGTYQGNYNYTVGGQQYTETINLSAPNLDFSASGFTTSVGARLSLGFFKIFASYTLQEYNALNAGIAISIR
- the gatB/aspS gene encoding bifunctional amidotransferase subunit GatB/aspartate--tRNA ligase AspS translates to MELEQVNELLKIHDLELVIGLETHVRLNTKTKLFCSCPTQETDQPNQHICSVCTGQMGVLPAVNKEAIKKAIYFGKAVKSSFSNEIISWDRKHYEYPDNPKNIQITQFHNPIIPDGQVSCFRNDGSQFTVNLTQVHIEEDAAKLLHEKEISLVDFNKAGVPLIEIVTEPCIRHIEDASTYAQYIHRIVQNLKISEANLEKGEFKSDVSVSLRKKHSYHLNPRTEIKNLNSFKFMVEALKEEVEKQLNYFIENKAFRPEQTTVLFDADLKQTKTMRKKEFEADYRFITEPDIPFVNIKNAIDSIDVDISSLPFAVESILIKGGVLPQDAKFFTADSLRSETFVAINNVLQDPSFVAKTLVNNIGADEYKNIHDVSHLTEIFQLFKDEKITAVLVQNAILNYLKDQTFDYNKYFDENTISNEKIIAAVQKVIQDNSSIADEIKAGNEGKSGILVGKVIAIIGKGASGKIVREEILRQLESDSEITIPQKIGANSVLSKVKTQKSENKDEEELQKIPIIIKENYRTHKISELSENSISSEITLAGWVSSVRDHGELIFIDVRDSSYEIFQVRLSRESFPNLDDLVKLKPETVIMVTGIVVQRNEDDYNLSLRTGKIELETTHLEILNLSKTLPFEIKRATKSNENVRFQYKFLDHRNEEVRKAIINRHKVIKLLRDLLDEEEFLEIETPILTAGTDEGAREFIVPTRKQAGSFYTLPQAPQQFKQMLMVGGFEKYFQIARCFRDEDSRGDRQPEFTQLDMEMAYTSMQKIIDLNTKLFNEVVTKIYGNQWILKPFEIITYKEAMDFYGCDRPDLRFGLQMQDITDIVKETTFQVFSKPIEDGGIVKCIKVSAKEQGNKRMSKGQIENLTAIAQQHGLGGLAYIIVNENELQSPIIKFLGEEIAVKIIEATKAQIGDIVFFSAADYATANKALDAVRQEMGKILKLINPKELRPAWVIDFPMFEKNDDGRWTFTHNPFSMPAVKDLAKHLDGNDNEIGSIIAQQYDLILNGYEIGGGSVRAHKSEILEATYKNMGYNKEEMLKSVGTMYKAFQYGAPPHGGIAWGIDRLMMILEKKSSIREVMAFPKTGTSEDLLFGSPSPLSDKKVEEMNVKVIKK
- the gyrB gene encoding DNA topoisomerase (ATP-hydrolyzing) subunit B: MSEEKKYEYSADSIQALEGMEHVRMRPSMYIGDIGVRGLHHLVYEVVDNSIDEAMGGHCDTIEVTINEDNSVTTKDNGRGIPVDIHKKEGVSALQVVMTKIGAGGKFDKDSYKVSGGLHGVGVSCVNALSDHLTATVHKNGKIWQQEYERGKALYPVKTIGETDFTGTIVTFLPDKSIFQQTTEFSYETLANRMRELSFLNKGVTIKLTDKRKTDDEGNFISETFYSDEGLPEFVRYLDSTRESLTARVISMEGEKNGIPVEVAMVYNTSYAENLHSYVNNINTHEGGTHLAGFRRGLTTTLKKYADDSGLLKNVKFEIAGDDFREGLTAIISVKVQEPQFEGQTKTKLGNREVTAAVSQAVSDMLTIYLEENPNDARAIVQKVILAATARHAAKKARELVQRKTVMSIGGLPGKLSDCSETDPAQCEIFLVEGDSAGGTAKQGRDRNFQAILPLRGKILNVEKAMQHKVFENEEIKNMFTALGVSIGTEEDPRALNLSKIRYHKVVIMCDADVDGSHIATLILTFFFRFMREMIEQGYIYIATPPLYLVKKGQKREYAWDDNQRDLISQKMGGGVTIQRYKGLGEMNAEQLWDTTMNPEFRTLRQITIDSMTEADRVFSMLMGDEVPPRRDFIEKNAKYAKIDV